The following proteins come from a genomic window of Streptomyces sp. Sge12:
- a CDS encoding CsbD family protein, translating to MSGTEKSKAHAEQAKGKAKKTLGRAVGNERMTAEGHADQAKGNARQAKEDIKDTFRH from the coding sequence ATGTCGGGCACGGAGAAGAGCAAGGCCCACGCCGAGCAGGCCAAGGGCAAGGCGAAGAAGACCCTCGGCCGCGCCGTCGGAAACGAGCGCATGACCGCCGAAGGCCACGCGGACCAGGCCAAGGGCAACGCCCGCCAGGCCAAGGAAGACATCAAGGACACCTTCCGCCACTGA